Proteins encoded together in one Cetobacterium sp. ZOR0034 window:
- a CDS encoding nucleotidyltransferase family protein, protein MIDKSIILNKLSAIDKSQFGISKIGLFGSYSKDEQTEKSDIDIFVELIDNDEMLTNFYNLKSYLESTFGKKIDLVTSGQFDYKYKNPLVAKYKEKVKNEILGSVIYV, encoded by the coding sequence ATGATTGATAAAAGTATAATACTAAATAAACTATCTGCTATTGATAAAAGTCAGTTTGGTATAAGTAAAATAGGATTATTTGGTTCTTATTCTAAAGATGAACAAACAGAAAAAAGTGATATAGATATCTTTGTAGAGTTAATTGATAATGATGAAATGTTAACTAATTTTTATAACTTAAAATCTTATTTAGAATCTACTTTTGGTAAAAAAATAGATTTAGTAACTTCAGGACAGTTTGATTATAAATATAAAAATCCATTGGTTGCTAAGTATAAAGAAAAAGTTAAGAATGAGATATTAGGAAGTGTTAT